From the Microbacterium sp. W4I4 genome, one window contains:
- a CDS encoding methionine ABC transporter permease has product MDRLNELWPEFWDAALETLYMTTYALVLAGILGTIIGVGLYVTRPGGLMQNRLVNGLLELLVNFFRPIPFVIFIAVLQPVTRAVIGIGIGTTAGAFAIGIAAAFAIGRIVEQHLVSVSPGVIEAARAMGAGPWRILFTVAIPESLGPLILGYTFIVVALIDMTAMAGLIGGGGLGAFAQIYGFRKFEPVVMWAAIILIVVFVHLVQLLGTKLARKAMRR; this is encoded by the coding sequence CGCCTCAACGAACTGTGGCCCGAGTTCTGGGATGCCGCGCTCGAGACGCTGTACATGACCACGTACGCGCTCGTGCTGGCAGGCATCCTCGGAACGATCATCGGCGTCGGACTGTACGTCACACGGCCGGGCGGGCTGATGCAGAACCGCCTGGTCAACGGCCTGCTCGAGCTGCTGGTGAACTTCTTCCGGCCCATCCCGTTCGTCATCTTCATCGCCGTGCTGCAGCCGGTCACCCGTGCCGTGATCGGCATCGGCATCGGCACCACCGCGGGCGCCTTCGCGATCGGCATCGCCGCGGCCTTCGCGATCGGCCGCATCGTCGAGCAGCACCTCGTCTCGGTCTCGCCCGGTGTCATCGAGGCGGCTCGTGCGATGGGCGCCGGACCGTGGCGCATCCTGTTCACGGTCGCGATCCCGGAGTCGCTCGGTCCGCTCATCCTCGGCTACACGTTCATCGTCGTCGCGCTGATCGACATGACCGCGATGGCGGGCCTGATCGGCGGCGGCGGGCTGGGAGCGTTCGCGCAGATCTACGGCTTCCGCAAGTTCGAGCCGGTCGTGATGTGGGCGGCGATCATCCTCATCGTCGTGTTCGTGCATCTCGTGCAGCTGCTCGGCACGAAGCTGGCCCGCAAGGCCATGCGGCGCTGA
- a CDS encoding pseudouridine synthase, with the protein MASPLPVRDGVGATRLHLPMSGAWPTVGAFMSERFFHLDPEKLLARFDRGEIVASDGSAVPHATPLGVHEFVWYYREPPVERTIPFEVEVLHQDRDLVVVDKPHFLPTTPGGKYVQNSALVRLRKLLDLPELAPIHRLDRATAGLLMFATRPQSRGPYQFMFEKRKVEKVYEAVSAAPAGWDAAAPALDGRPFPVVFRNHIVKERGRVCVQVDAERDPNSETLIELIDSDDRVIHTLLRPHSGKMHQLRVHLAALGAGILNDSFYPELLPETPDDHSRPLQLLARELRFLDPITGEPREFTTRRTLQDAPRAR; encoded by the coding sequence ATGGCCTCTCCCCTGCCGGTGCGCGACGGCGTGGGCGCGACGCGCCTGCACCTGCCGATGTCGGGCGCCTGGCCCACAGTGGGCGCGTTCATGTCCGAGCGGTTCTTCCACCTGGATCCCGAGAAGCTGCTTGCGCGCTTCGACCGCGGCGAGATCGTGGCGAGCGACGGATCGGCGGTGCCTCATGCGACGCCCCTCGGCGTGCACGAGTTCGTCTGGTACTACCGGGAACCGCCGGTCGAGAGGACGATCCCGTTCGAGGTCGAGGTGCTGCATCAGGACCGCGACCTGGTGGTGGTCGACAAGCCGCATTTCCTGCCGACCACGCCGGGCGGCAAGTACGTGCAGAACTCCGCCCTGGTGCGGCTGCGCAAGCTGCTCGATCTGCCTGAGCTGGCCCCGATACACCGCCTGGATCGCGCCACGGCGGGATTGCTGATGTTCGCGACCAGGCCGCAGTCGCGCGGCCCGTACCAGTTCATGTTCGAGAAGCGGAAGGTCGAGAAGGTCTACGAGGCGGTCTCCGCGGCGCCGGCCGGCTGGGATGCCGCGGCACCCGCCTTGGACGGCCGGCCTTTCCCGGTCGTCTTCCGCAACCACATCGTGAAGGAGCGCGGGCGCGTCTGCGTACAGGTGGATGCCGAGCGCGACCCCAACTCCGAGACCCTGATCGAGCTGATCGATTCCGACGATCGGGTGATCCACACGCTGCTGCGCCCGCACTCCGGCAAGATGCATCAGCTGCGGGTGCATCTCGCGGCACTGGGCGCCGGCATCCTGAACGACAGCTTCTACCCCGAGCTGCTGCCCGAGACTCCCGATGATCATTCCCGGCCGCTTCAGCTGCTGGCGCGCGAGCTGCGCTTCCTCGACCCGATCACCGGCGAGCCGCGCGAGTTCACGACCCGTCGGACCCTGCAGGACGCACCGCGAGCTCGCTGA
- a CDS encoding MarR family winged helix-turn-helix transcriptional regulator — MSEADEVDRIVGAWNTQRPDLDFSPLEVLSRMDRLSRQLDRARREVFHRSDIEPWEWDVLSALRRAGAPFTLSPKQLLQQTLVTSGTMTNRIDRLVARRFVRREADPGDGRSILVILTDDGKVRADAAITRLVDAEAEMLHALPRADRDRLAGLLRKLSLSFDA, encoded by the coding sequence ATGAGCGAGGCGGATGAGGTCGATCGGATCGTCGGTGCGTGGAACACGCAGCGACCCGACCTGGACTTCTCGCCCCTGGAGGTGCTCTCGCGCATGGATCGGCTCTCGCGCCAACTCGACCGGGCCCGGCGCGAGGTGTTCCACCGCAGCGACATCGAGCCGTGGGAGTGGGACGTGCTCTCCGCGCTGCGCCGCGCGGGTGCGCCGTTCACCCTGTCCCCCAAACAGCTGCTGCAGCAGACGCTGGTCACCAGCGGCACCATGACCAACCGCATCGACCGGCTCGTGGCGCGGCGGTTCGTGCGCCGCGAGGCCGACCCCGGCGACGGCCGCAGCATCCTCGTCATCCTCACCGACGACGGGAAGGTGCGGGCGGATGCCGCGATCACCCGCCTGGTCGATGCCGAGGCCGAGATGCTGCATGCCCTGCCCCGGGCCGACCGCGATCGGCTGGCCGGGCTGCTGCGCAAGCTCAGCCTGAGCTTCGACGCGTGA
- the glmU gene encoding bifunctional UDP-N-acetylglucosamine diphosphorylase/glucosamine-1-phosphate N-acetyltransferase GlmU: MTENTLAIIVLAAGQGTRMKSRLPKVLHEIGGRPLVGHVLGTARALGAQHIEVVVRHERDQVVATLAEQYPDAEIIDQDDIPGTGRAVQVALEALPADFDGDVLVLSGDVPLLQADTLEALLAGHRAASAAATLLSAHLDDPTGYGRIIRGADGVVERIVEQKDATDDEAAVTEINAGVYVFRAPLLRTYLARVDQNNAQGEMYLTDVIGLLRGAAEPVAAELAGDAASTFGVNDRAQLAEAGRVLNQRIVRHWQREGVTIVDPATTWIDDDAVLAPDVTVLPNTQILRASVIAAGATIGPDTTLIDCEVGEDAVVKRTDANLAVIGARATVGPFSYLRAGTVLGADGKIGAYVETKNTQIGEGSKVPHLSYVGDATIGRHVNLGASTITANYDDVNKHRTEIGDEVHTGSHTVLVAPVRLGAGAKTGAGAVVRKDVPAGALAMSVAPQRNIEGWVEKNRAGTGAADAAVRERSAE, encoded by the coding sequence ATGACGGAGAACACGCTCGCGATCATCGTCCTGGCTGCAGGCCAGGGCACCCGCATGAAGTCACGCCTTCCGAAGGTGCTGCACGAGATCGGCGGACGGCCGCTGGTCGGCCATGTGCTGGGCACGGCCCGAGCGCTGGGCGCACAGCACATCGAGGTCGTCGTGCGCCACGAGCGCGATCAGGTGGTCGCGACCCTCGCCGAGCAGTACCCGGATGCGGAGATCATCGATCAGGACGACATCCCCGGCACCGGCCGCGCGGTGCAGGTGGCACTGGAAGCGCTGCCGGCCGACTTCGACGGTGACGTGCTGGTGCTCTCCGGTGACGTTCCGCTGCTGCAGGCCGACACCCTCGAAGCCCTCCTCGCCGGGCACCGGGCGGCATCCGCGGCTGCCACCCTTCTCAGCGCCCATCTCGACGACCCGACCGGCTACGGACGCATCATCCGCGGCGCCGACGGCGTCGTGGAGCGGATCGTCGAGCAGAAGGACGCCACCGACGACGAGGCGGCCGTCACCGAGATCAACGCCGGCGTCTACGTGTTCCGCGCGCCGCTGCTGCGCACATACCTGGCGCGGGTGGATCAGAACAACGCCCAGGGCGAGATGTACCTCACCGATGTGATCGGCCTGCTCCGCGGCGCCGCTGAGCCGGTCGCCGCCGAGCTCGCGGGAGACGCGGCATCCACCTTCGGGGTCAACGACCGCGCCCAGCTCGCCGAGGCGGGCCGCGTGCTCAACCAGCGCATCGTGCGCCACTGGCAGCGCGAGGGCGTCACGATCGTCGACCCGGCGACCACCTGGATCGACGACGATGCGGTGCTCGCCCCGGACGTGACGGTGCTGCCGAACACGCAGATCCTGCGTGCCAGCGTGATCGCCGCGGGTGCCACGATCGGTCCCGACACCACGCTGATCGACTGCGAGGTCGGCGAGGACGCGGTCGTCAAGCGCACCGATGCGAACCTCGCGGTGATCGGAGCCCGGGCGACGGTCGGACCGTTCTCGTACCTTCGTGCGGGCACCGTCCTCGGCGCCGACGGCAAGATCGGTGCGTACGTCGAGACGAAGAACACGCAGATCGGCGAGGGCAGCAAGGTGCCGCATCTGTCCTATGTGGGCGATGCCACGATCGGTCGGCACGTGAACCTCGGCGCGAGCACCATCACCGCGAACTACGACGATGTGAACAAGCACCGCACCGAGATCGGCGACGAGGTGCACACCGGCTCGCACACGGTGCTGGTCGCTCCCGTTAGGCTGGGAGCAGGTGCGAAGACCGGTGCAGGCGCCGTCGTCCGCAAGGACGTCCCCGCAGGCGCGCTGGCCATGAGCGTGGCCCCTCAGCGCAACATCGAGGGGTGGGTCGAGAAGAACAGGGCAGGAACCGGCGCGGCGGATGCAGCCGTGCGGGAACGATCGGCGGAATAG
- a CDS encoding ribose-phosphate diphosphokinase: MGKKKKTVALDRVNGVAPGLIAKTKKRLVVAGGRSHPALTAAVAAALGQEMAPVEHRTFASGEIYARFEVSIRGCDLFIVQSFGEPINEWLMETLIMLDAAKRASAKRITVVAPYYPYARQDKKGRGREPISARLVADMLKVAGADRVMSVDLHAAQIQGFFDGPVDHLFAKPVLLEHFRSTLTPEDRETLTIVSPDMGRVRVADTWSDSLNAPLAIIHKRRDPKVANQVSVHEIVGAVEGRTCLLVDDMIDTGGTIVKAAQALKASGARRVIVAATHAIFSDPASHRLQDEAIDEVVITDTIPLTESRRWEGLTILPIAPLLAAAIKQVFEDGSVTSMFNGDA, from the coding sequence ATGGGGAAGAAGAAGAAGACTGTGGCGCTGGATCGCGTGAACGGGGTCGCCCCCGGTCTCATCGCGAAGACCAAGAAGCGTCTGGTCGTCGCGGGCGGACGCTCGCATCCGGCGCTGACTGCCGCGGTCGCCGCGGCACTGGGGCAGGAGATGGCGCCCGTCGAGCACCGCACCTTCGCCTCGGGCGAGATCTACGCCCGCTTCGAGGTGTCGATCCGCGGCTGCGATCTGTTCATCGTGCAGTCCTTCGGGGAGCCGATCAACGAGTGGCTGATGGAGACGCTGATCATGCTGGATGCCGCCAAGCGCGCATCCGCCAAGCGCATCACCGTCGTCGCCCCGTACTACCCCTACGCACGTCAGGACAAGAAGGGCCGCGGCCGCGAGCCGATCAGTGCCCGTCTGGTCGCCGACATGCTCAAGGTCGCCGGTGCGGACCGTGTGATGAGCGTCGACCTGCACGCCGCTCAGATCCAGGGTTTCTTCGACGGGCCCGTCGACCACCTCTTCGCCAAGCCCGTTCTTCTCGAGCACTTCCGCAGCACCCTCACACCGGAGGACCGTGAGACGCTCACCATCGTCTCGCCCGACATGGGCCGCGTCCGTGTCGCCGATACCTGGTCGGACAGTCTGAACGCGCCGCTGGCGATCATCCACAAGCGCCGCGACCCGAAGGTCGCCAACCAGGTCTCCGTGCACGAGATCGTCGGCGCCGTCGAGGGTCGTACCTGCCTGCTCGTCGACGACATGATCGACACCGGCGGCACGATCGTCAAGGCCGCCCAGGCGCTCAAGGCCAGTGGCGCCCGCAGGGTGATCGTCGCCGCCACGCACGCGATCTTCAGCGACCCGGCATCCCACCGCCTGCAGGACGAGGCGATCGACGAGGTGGTCATCACCGACACGATCCCACTGACCGAGTCGCGCCGCTGGGAAGGACTCACCATCCTGCCCATCGCCCCGCTGCTCGCTGCGGCGATCAAGCAGGTCTTCGAAGACGGCTCGGTCACGAGCATGTTCAACGGCGACGCCTGA
- a CDS encoding FAD:protein FMN transferase, with protein sequence MSIWGFEAIGTRWEIVADEPLPASELVAVTAVIARFDAEWSRFRADSVVSRLRAHGGAVPAPEDATVMLELYRELSTATGGAVNPLIGAGLEALGYDADFTLHPGEPQAAPRDWERMLRLTSSELTLREPATIDIGALGKGRLVDLVAETLATVPGRLIVDAGGDLRVRGGSARVGLEHPYDPTSAIGVVEVADRALCASAVNRRAWGDGLHHVLDARTGRPVRTWAATWAIADDAMHADAIATALFFDGGAELAARWGVDWVRMSTDGRAEWSHGFDGELFGTEPAP encoded by the coding sequence GTGAGCATCTGGGGATTCGAGGCGATCGGCACCCGATGGGAGATCGTCGCGGACGAGCCGCTGCCCGCCTCGGAACTCGTCGCGGTCACCGCGGTGATCGCTCGCTTCGACGCCGAGTGGTCTCGGTTCCGGGCGGACTCCGTCGTGTCGCGACTGCGCGCGCACGGTGGCGCTGTTCCTGCTCCGGAGGACGCGACGGTCATGCTCGAGCTGTATCGGGAGCTGTCCACGGCGACCGGTGGCGCCGTGAACCCGCTGATCGGAGCAGGCCTGGAGGCGCTCGGCTACGACGCCGATTTCACCCTGCACCCCGGCGAGCCGCAGGCGGCACCCCGGGACTGGGAGCGGATGCTGCGCTTGACATCGTCCGAGCTGACTCTCCGAGAGCCGGCGACGATCGACATCGGCGCCCTGGGGAAGGGGCGCCTGGTCGACCTGGTCGCAGAGACCCTCGCGACCGTACCCGGGCGCCTCATCGTGGATGCCGGGGGAGACCTGCGCGTCCGCGGTGGAAGCGCGCGGGTCGGGCTGGAGCATCCGTACGACCCGACCTCCGCGATAGGCGTGGTCGAGGTGGCCGACCGGGCACTGTGCGCGTCGGCCGTGAACCGCCGCGCCTGGGGCGACGGACTGCACCACGTGCTCGACGCGCGAACCGGGCGGCCGGTGCGCACGTGGGCGGCGACCTGGGCCATCGCCGACGACGCCATGCACGCGGATGCCATCGCGACCGCGCTGTTCTTCGACGGCGGGGCGGAGCTGGCCGCCCGCTGGGGCGTCGACTGGGTGCGGATGTCGACCGACGGGAGGGCCGAATGGTCGCACGGTTTCGACGGAGAACTGTTCGGGACCGAGCCCGCACCATGA
- a CDS encoding FAD-dependent oxidoreductase: MIPSLTALRQRVLAVLGGLSMYRLVFFALVALALLALGFSFVGVLTPTAAEILASFAVLAVTISLVDAIAQRILRLPWRIESSLVTALILLFVLQPSLTATGLAGNALAGAVASLSKYLIAWRGRHILNPAAFGAAIVTVFGLGSFSSWWVGTPALSIAVAVLGLIVLWRTEKVRIVLVFLLVVVGVSVVRQAVQAQAAGLGFTLQDAIFFSVAQTPYLFLGAFMLSEPLTLPPRRWQQFSVAALVGVLAGWPIMIGSLFTLGQERALLIGNLLAFAFAVRGSVRLVLEKRQMVTPTAQELTFRTKGRLSFLPGQYLELDVPHRRPDARGTRREFSIVSAPADLPTLRIAYKNGDQKHPSSYKRALAAAEPGAVLAVTGTWGDFVLPRGDAPVLMVAAGIGVTPFVSQLRQMQARGVERDVVLVYVASDASELAFRDELEATGVRAVVFTRDEPTGLSPNWSWAQGVRLDAAGLECVVPDIASRHAFISGPPRLIADLAPALQKTRSLTTDAFAGY; this comes from the coding sequence GTGATACCGTCTCTCACCGCGCTGCGGCAGCGCGTGCTCGCCGTGCTCGGCGGCCTCTCGATGTACCGGCTCGTCTTCTTCGCCCTGGTTGCGCTGGCGCTTCTCGCGCTCGGCTTCTCCTTCGTCGGGGTGCTCACCCCGACGGCCGCGGAGATTCTGGCCTCCTTCGCGGTGCTGGCCGTGACGATCTCGCTGGTCGACGCCATCGCCCAGCGCATCCTGCGCCTGCCGTGGCGCATCGAATCCTCGCTGGTCACCGCGCTCATCCTGCTGTTCGTGCTGCAGCCGTCGCTGACCGCGACGGGGCTCGCGGGCAACGCACTCGCCGGTGCCGTCGCGAGCCTGTCGAAGTACCTGATCGCCTGGCGCGGACGCCACATCCTCAACCCGGCGGCTTTCGGCGCGGCGATCGTCACCGTCTTCGGACTGGGCTCGTTCTCCTCCTGGTGGGTCGGCACTCCGGCGCTGTCGATCGCCGTCGCAGTGCTCGGCCTGATCGTGCTGTGGCGCACCGAGAAGGTGCGCATCGTGCTGGTGTTCCTGCTGGTCGTGGTGGGCGTCTCCGTGGTGCGCCAGGCCGTGCAGGCACAGGCTGCGGGGCTGGGCTTCACGCTGCAGGATGCGATCTTCTTCTCCGTCGCGCAGACGCCCTACCTCTTCCTCGGCGCGTTCATGCTCTCCGAGCCGCTCACCCTGCCGCCGCGGCGCTGGCAGCAGTTCAGCGTCGCCGCGCTCGTCGGCGTGCTGGCCGGCTGGCCGATCATGATCGGCAGCCTGTTCACGCTCGGTCAGGAGCGCGCGCTGCTCATCGGGAACCTCCTCGCGTTCGCCTTCGCCGTGCGCGGTTCGGTGCGGCTGGTGCTGGAGAAGCGGCAGATGGTGACACCGACGGCGCAGGAGCTCACTTTCCGTACGAAGGGGCGGCTGAGCTTCCTTCCCGGACAGTACCTCGAACTCGATGTGCCGCATCGGCGGCCGGACGCCAGAGGCACCCGGCGCGAGTTCAGCATCGTCTCCGCGCCGGCCGACCTTCCGACCCTGCGCATCGCCTACAAGAACGGCGATCAGAAGCATCCGTCCAGCTACAAGCGCGCCCTCGCCGCGGCCGAGCCGGGGGCAGTGCTGGCCGTCACCGGCACCTGGGGCGACTTCGTGCTGCCGCGCGGCGATGCGCCTGTGCTGATGGTCGCGGCCGGGATCGGCGTGACGCCGTTCGTCTCGCAGTTGCGGCAGATGCAGGCACGTGGCGTCGAGCGCGACGTGGTGCTCGTCTACGTGGCATCCGACGCCTCGGAGCTGGCTTTCCGCGACGAGCTGGAGGCCACCGGGGTGCGCGCTGTGGTCTTCACCCGTGACGAGCCGACCGGGCTGTCGCCGAACTGGTCGTGGGCGCAGGGCGTGCGCCTGGACGCGGCGGGCCTGGAGTGCGTCGTTCCCGACATCGCCTCCCGGCACGCCTTCATCTCCGGCCCGCCGAGGCTGATCGCCGATCTCGCTCCCGCGTTGCAGAAGACCCGCAGTCTGACGACCGACGCGTTCGCCGGTTACTGA
- a CDS encoding cell wall metabolism sensor histidine kinase WalK — translation MFARPVSLQARLMAAVIGFVSLILVVVAIITSATLGNSLEQRLRDQLSSYSAGIKGWVTDTEALTSIRGTELTADRVLTGRRVPLGLLLAVQPPNQSASGVTVSSDGLQSLSAGDLFELTQALRSDGSAVVSLHSGGSYLVTISQTENGTIVVTGLSRAEIQGTLGDLFTVIALATLGGLLLLAITTALTISMGLRPLRAVAATATRVAGQPLDRGEVSITERVPEYEADPRTEVGRVGIALNTLLDHVDTSLAARQRNEERMRRFVADASHELRTPLASIRGYSELSLRALSQNQGPDTVADTTSALERIQAQSLRMTRLVEDLLLLARLDEGQELVRGSVDLTQLAVEALSDAQPTALDHDWELDVPEQPVLLSGDAGRLHQVLANLLANARTHTPAGTTITLSLAVEAQSAVLRVHDDGPGIDPDVREELFARFARGDVSRARQSGGTGLGLAIAKAIVEGHGGSVDVTSAPGDTTFTVRLPVAPAAPPSAPQPPTAPVPTPAQ, via the coding sequence GTGTTCGCACGCCCGGTGAGCCTGCAGGCGCGGCTGATGGCCGCCGTGATCGGCTTCGTCTCCCTCATCCTCGTGGTGGTCGCCATCATCACCAGCGCCACGCTCGGCAACTCGCTCGAGCAGCGTCTGCGGGATCAGCTGTCCAGCTACTCAGCCGGCATCAAGGGATGGGTGACCGACACCGAGGCGCTGACCAGTATCAGAGGAACAGAGCTGACCGCGGACCGGGTGCTCACCGGCCGGCGCGTGCCCCTCGGGCTGCTGCTCGCCGTGCAGCCGCCGAACCAGTCCGCCTCGGGGGTCACGGTGTCCTCGGACGGCCTTCAGAGCCTCTCCGCCGGCGATCTGTTCGAGCTCACCCAGGCGCTGCGCTCCGACGGCAGCGCCGTCGTGTCCCTGCACTCCGGCGGGTCCTACCTCGTCACGATCTCGCAGACCGAAAACGGCACGATCGTGGTCACCGGTCTCTCCCGTGCGGAGATCCAGGGCACCCTGGGCGACCTGTTCACCGTGATCGCGCTCGCGACCCTGGGCGGTCTGCTGCTGCTCGCGATCACCACCGCCCTGACCATCAGCATGGGTCTGCGTCCGCTGCGCGCAGTCGCCGCCACCGCCACGCGCGTCGCAGGCCAGCCGCTGGATCGCGGTGAGGTGAGCATCACCGAGCGCGTGCCCGAGTACGAGGCCGATCCGCGCACCGAGGTCGGCCGCGTGGGCATCGCTCTGAACACTCTGCTCGACCACGTCGACACGTCACTGGCTGCGCGTCAGCGCAACGAGGAGCGGATGCGGCGATTCGTCGCGGATGCCAGCCATGAGCTGCGCACACCGCTGGCCTCCATCCGCGGCTACTCCGAGCTCTCGCTGCGGGCGCTGAGCCAGAACCAGGGCCCGGACACCGTCGCAGACACCACGTCCGCCCTGGAGCGCATCCAGGCGCAGTCGCTGAGAATGACGCGTCTGGTCGAGGATCTGCTGCTGCTCGCCCGACTCGACGAGGGCCAGGAGCTGGTGCGGGGCTCCGTCGATCTCACGCAGCTCGCCGTGGAGGCGCTCTCCGATGCGCAGCCGACCGCCCTCGACCACGACTGGGAGCTGGACGTCCCCGAGCAGCCGGTCCTGCTCTCCGGCGATGCGGGACGCCTGCACCAGGTTCTCGCCAACCTGCTGGCCAATGCCCGCACGCACACGCCGGCAGGCACGACGATCACCCTGTCGCTCGCCGTGGAGGCGCAGTCGGCGGTGCTGCGCGTGCACGACGACGGCCCCGGCATAGATCCAGACGTGCGCGAGGAGCTGTTCGCCCGCTTCGCCCGCGGCGACGTGTCGCGCGCCCGGCAGTCCGGTGGCACCGGCCTGGGCCTCGCCATCGCGAAGGCCATCGTCGAGGGGCACGGCGGCAGCGTCGACGTCACCAGCGCCCCGGGCGACACGACCTTCACGGTGCGCCTGCCGGTGGCACCCGCCGCCCCTCCGTCGGCGCCGCAGCCGCCGACCGCGCCCGTCCCGACTCCGGCTCAGTAA
- a CDS encoding response regulator transcription factor — protein sequence MSHDHPDLRRADGGPLRILAVDDEPMLTDLLAMALRMEGWEVRTAGSGLEALQVAHDFEPDALVLDVMMPDLDGMGVLRRLREAGNLVPVVFLTAKDSLGDRIAGLTAGGDDYVTKPFSLEEVIARLRAVIRRSGQGRTEDEQSILRVADLSLNEDSHEVMRGDDEIELTATEFELLRFLMRNERRVLSKAQILDRVWSYDFGGKSSVVELYISYLRKKIDAGRTPLLHTVRGVGYMIKSPQ from the coding sequence ATGAGTCACGATCACCCGGACCTCCGCCGCGCCGACGGCGGACCGCTGCGCATCCTCGCGGTCGACGATGAGCCCATGCTCACCGACCTGCTGGCGATGGCGCTGCGCATGGAGGGCTGGGAGGTGCGCACCGCCGGCTCCGGACTGGAGGCGCTGCAGGTCGCGCACGACTTCGAGCCCGACGCACTCGTGCTGGACGTCATGATGCCGGATCTCGACGGCATGGGCGTTCTGCGCCGCCTGCGCGAGGCCGGCAACCTGGTCCCCGTGGTCTTCCTCACCGCCAAGGACTCCCTCGGAGATCGCATCGCCGGGCTCACCGCCGGCGGCGACGACTACGTCACCAAGCCGTTCAGCCTGGAGGAGGTCATCGCGCGCCTGCGGGCTGTGATCCGCCGTTCGGGCCAGGGCCGCACCGAGGACGAGCAGTCGATCCTGCGGGTCGCTGACCTCTCCCTCAACGAGGACAGCCACGAGGTCATGCGCGGCGACGACGAGATCGAACTGACCGCCACCGAGTTCGAGCTGCTGCGCTTCCTGATGCGCAACGAGCGCCGCGTGCTGTCCAAGGCGCAGATCCTCGACCGGGTGTGGAGCTACGACTTCGGCGGCAAGTCCTCGGTCGTCGAGCTGTACATCTCGTACCTGCGCAAGAAGATCGACGCCGGCCGCACTCCCCTGCTGCACACCGTGCGCGGAGTCGGCTACATGATCAAGTCCCCGCAGTAG
- the gndA gene encoding NADP-dependent phosphogluconate dehydrogenase yields MPEASANIGVVGLAVMGSNLARNLASREGNTVAVLNRSRAKTDELVSAHPEAGFVAAFSYEEFAASLQQPRTAIIMVKAGGPTDAVIDELVRVFEPGDIIVDGGNAYFPDTIRREKAVRETGINFVGAGISGGEEGALLGPSIMPGGSDESWVTLGPILRSIAAVAEGEPCVTHIGHDGAGHFVKMVHNGIEYADMQLIAEAYDLIRRGTGKSPAQIADIFAEWNRGELESYLIEITAEVLRQVDAETGLPLVDVIVDQAGAKGTGAWTVQTALSLGVPVSGIAEATFARSLSSHPEQRAAAGFLPGPEDAFEVEDEDAFIEDVRLALYASKIVAYSQGFDEIRAGAGEYDWQIDLGAVSKIWRGGCIIRAQFLNRIADAYAEAPELPVLLTAPYFAEALTRAQGAWRRVVIAAAEAGIPAPAFSSSLSYYDGIRADRLPAALVQGQRDFFGAHTYKRTDKPGTFHTLWSGNRTEIEAEDTH; encoded by the coding sequence GTGCCCGAAGCATCTGCCAATATCGGAGTCGTCGGACTCGCCGTGATGGGATCGAACCTGGCCCGCAATCTTGCGTCGCGTGAGGGCAACACGGTGGCGGTGCTGAACCGCAGCCGCGCCAAGACGGATGAGCTGGTCTCGGCTCATCCGGAGGCGGGGTTCGTTGCGGCGTTCTCGTACGAGGAGTTCGCCGCGAGTCTGCAGCAGCCGCGGACGGCGATCATCATGGTCAAGGCCGGTGGGCCCACGGATGCGGTGATCGATGAGCTGGTGCGGGTCTTCGAGCCGGGCGACATCATCGTCGATGGGGGCAACGCGTACTTCCCCGACACGATCCGCCGTGAGAAGGCGGTCCGTGAGACGGGCATCAATTTCGTCGGTGCGGGGATCTCCGGTGGTGAGGAGGGCGCACTGCTCGGGCCGTCCATCATGCCGGGCGGGTCGGATGAGTCGTGGGTGACGCTCGGCCCGATCCTCCGCTCGATCGCCGCGGTCGCGGAGGGTGAGCCGTGTGTGACGCACATCGGTCACGACGGTGCGGGGCATTTCGTGAAGATGGTGCACAACGGCATCGAGTACGCCGACATGCAGCTCATCGCCGAGGCGTACGACCTGATCCGCCGCGGCACCGGCAAGTCCCCCGCGCAGATCGCGGACATCTTCGCCGAGTGGAACCGTGGCGAGCTGGAGTCGTACCTGATCGAGATCACCGCCGAGGTGCTGCGTCAGGTGGACGCGGAGACCGGGCTGCCGCTGGTGGATGTCATCGTGGACCAGGCAGGTGCCAAGGGCACCGGCGCGTGGACCGTGCAGACCGCGCTGTCTTTGGGTGTTCCGGTGTCCGGGATCGCGGAGGCGACCTTCGCCCGTTCCCTGTCCTCGCACCCCGAGCAGCGCGCGGCAGCCGGGTTCCTGCCCGGACCCGAGGACGCGTTCGAAGTCGAGGACGAGGACGCCTTCATCGAGGACGTGCGCCTGGCCCTGTACGCGTCGAAGATCGTCGCCTACAGCCAGGGGTTCGATGAGATCCGTGCGGGAGCTGGCGAGTACGACTGGCAGATCGACCTCGGAGCCGTGTCGAAGATCTGGCGCGGCGGGTGCATCATCCGCGCCCAGTTCCTCAACCGCATCGCCGACGCCTACGCCGAGGCTCCCGAGCTGCCCGTGCTGCTGACCGCACCGTACTTCGCCGAGGCCCTCACCCGCGCCCAGGGCGCCTGGCGGCGCGTGGTCATCGCCGCCGCCGAAGCCGGCATCCCCGCCCCCGCGTTCAGCTCCTCGCTGTCGTACTACGACGGGATCCGCGCCGACCGCCTGCCCGCAGCTCTCGTCCAGGGACAACGCGACTTCTTCGGCGCACACACCTACAAGCGCACCGACAAGCCCGGCACCTTCCACACCCTCTGGTCCGGCAACCGCACCGAAATCGAAGCCGAAGACACCCACTGA